One genomic region from Amaranthus tricolor cultivar Red isolate AtriRed21 chromosome 12, ASM2621246v1, whole genome shotgun sequence encodes:
- the LOC130828692 gene encoding NAD(P)H-quinone oxidoreductase subunit I, chloroplastic-like, with amino-acid sequence MFPMVTGFINYGQQTIRAARYIGQGFMITLSHANRLPVTIQYPYEKLITSERFRGRIHFEFDKCIACEVCVRACPIDLPVVDWKLETDLRKKRLLNYSIDFGICIFCGNCVEYCDRVELGQLLYEGATTKKLRELRKKFRARIGHGLRTGIELYEIESPVVPQ; translated from the exons ATGTTCCCTATGGTAACTGGGTTCATCAATTATGGTCAACAAACAATACGTGCGGCAAGGTACATTGGTCAAGGTTTTATGATTACTTTATCCCACGCTAATCGTTTACCCGTAACTATTCAATATCCGTATGAAAAATTGATCACATCAGAGCGTTTTCGTGGTCGAattcattttgaatttgataAATGCATTGCTTGTGAAGTATGTGTTCGTGCATGTCCTATAGATTTACCCGTTGTTGATTGGAAATTGGAAACGGATCTTCGAAAGAAACGGTTGCTTAATTATAGCATTGATttcggaatttgtattttttgtggTAATTGTGTTGAGTATTGTGATAGGGTAGAGCTAGGACAGTTATTGTATGAG GGAGCCACTACGAAGAAGTTACGGGAGTTACGAAAGAAGTTTCGAGCTCGTATTGGTCATGGGTTGAGAACGGGAATTGAACTGTATGAGATCGAGTCTCCCGTTGTTCCTCAGTAG